A portion of the Deinococcus peraridilitoris DSM 19664 genome contains these proteins:
- a CDS encoding alpha/beta hydrolase family protein — protein MPHLLRRALLLIVLVSPAALHAQAARGHTEPLSIEHMRQRSYPGSTLTTREILPRGANYQRRIVSYQSDGLRINALLTVPTGTPPKGGWPAIVFNHGYIPPDQYRTTERYVAYIDAFARAGFVVLKPDYRGHGNSEGQPSGASYWAPDYTIDVLNAFASLQQHANVNRARIGMWGHSMGGHITLRAMMINAHVKAGVIFAGVVAPYDMILNDLPRWGSSSGPGTRSGMLARYGTPNSNPHVYQMISPNSFLADLKGRPLQLHHGTGDTHVPYSFTKSLAAGLQAARQPHEFFSYQGDDHNLSRNLTVALRRSVAFLKKKL, from the coding sequence ATGCCCCACCTGCTCCGCCGCGCCCTGCTGCTCATCGTGCTCGTCAGTCCAGCCGCGCTGCACGCCCAAGCCGCTCGGGGTCACACGGAACCGCTCTCCATCGAACACATGCGCCAGCGCAGTTACCCCGGGAGTACCCTCACCACCCGCGAGATCCTTCCGCGCGGCGCAAACTACCAGCGCCGCATCGTGTCCTACCAGTCCGACGGCCTGCGCATCAACGCGCTCCTCACCGTTCCCACCGGTACACCGCCTAAAGGCGGCTGGCCCGCGATCGTCTTCAACCACGGGTATATCCCACCCGACCAGTACCGCACCACGGAACGCTACGTCGCGTACATCGACGCGTTCGCGCGCGCCGGTTTCGTTGTTCTCAAACCCGACTACCGCGGTCATGGCAACTCCGAAGGGCAACCTTCTGGCGCGTCCTACTGGGCGCCGGATTACACAATCGACGTCCTGAATGCCTTTGCCTCGCTGCAACAGCACGCAAACGTGAATCGCGCGCGCATTGGCATGTGGGGGCATTCGATGGGTGGCCACATTACCTTGCGCGCCATGATGATCAATGCGCACGTCAAGGCGGGCGTCATCTTCGCCGGCGTTGTCGCTCCGTACGACATGATCCTCAACGACTTACCCCGCTGGGGCAGTTCGAGCGGGCCAGGCACACGTTCGGGCATGCTCGCCCGGTACGGTACGCCGAACAGCAACCCGCACGTCTACCAAATGATCTCCCCGAACAGCTTCCTGGCGGACCTCAAGGGGCGGCCCTTGCAACTCCACCACGGCACGGGGGACACGCACGTGCCGTACAGCTTCACGAAGTCACTCGCGGCAGGACTCCAAGCGGCACGGCAACCGCATGAGTTCTTCTCGTACCAGGGAGACGACCACAACCTCAGCAGGAACCTCACCGTGGCGCTCAGGCGGTCCGTGGCGTTCCTCAAGAAAAAGCTGTGA
- a CDS encoding transposase, which produces MLSICSTWFARGRGKQFEIPTRWRRGVSSRWGSQGRINLLGSLSLHGEQQQLEYRLLDGTCTRTEVVTYLETLAKQCQPNELTVVVLDNAGFHKGGEMERHRAAWEQQGLYLRYLPAYCPFLNLIEGTWRKLKGFLMPRRCYNSLDELKEALLAALHLMQAVQL; this is translated from the coding sequence ATGCTGAGCATCTGTAGCACCTGGTTCGCTCGGGGACGCGGGAAGCAGTTTGAGATTCCCACGCGGTGGCGTCGAGGCGTCTCGAGCCGTTGGGGGTCACAAGGGCGCATCAACCTGCTGGGTTCCCTATCACTGCACGGTGAGCAGCAGCAACTGGAGTACCGCCTACTGGACGGAACATGTACACGTACTGAGGTGGTGACGTACCTGGAGACGCTCGCAAAGCAGTGCCAGCCCAACGAGTTGACCGTCGTGGTGCTGGACAACGCGGGTTTCCATAAGGGCGGCGAGATGGAAAGGCACCGCGCAGCGTGGGAGCAGCAGGGGCTCTATTTACGCTACCTGCCCGCCTATTGCCCCTTCTTGAACTTGATCGAGGGAACCTGGCGCAAGCTGAAGGGCTTTTTGATGCCCAGACGCTGCTACAACAGCCTCGATGAGCTCAAAGAAGCTCTGCTTGCTGCACTCCACCTCATGCAAGCCGTACAACTTTGA
- a CDS encoding DUF305 domain-containing protein, translating into MGAVMAIVMLTFMRSMYKKRGVNLGIFVGSAALLLIAVWLARAQFAVDDVSWMKAMIPHHSIAILTSERADITDPRVQELARTIIETQRQEIAEMKALIQKLENEE; encoded by the coding sequence ATGGGTGCCGTCATGGCCATCGTAATGCTCACGTTCATGCGCAGCATGTACAAGAAGCGCGGCGTAAACCTCGGCATCTTTGTGGGCAGTGCCGCCCTGCTCCTCATAGCGGTCTGGCTGGCCCGCGCGCAATTTGCAGTGGACGACGTTTCCTGGATGAAAGCGATGATTCCGCATCACTCCATCGCGATTCTCACCAGCGAACGCGCTGACATCACCGACCCGCGCGTGCAGGAACTCGCCCGGACGATCATTGAAACGCAGCGCCAGGAGATCGCCGAGATGAAGGCTCTCATCCAGAAACTGGAGAACGAGGAGTAA
- a CDS encoding IS4 family transposase — MSLQEAALTDPTKLGEVFKHHLPFLRRDTLQRLADVVTALIQARSTKHARLALHLPGHASSSVKLRRVERCLHDPQLDQDVFLKLLLPLLPDDKLVMTMDRTNWEYGEADLNVLVLGVVLEGFTLPLVWTALPHGGSSDTRTRERLVARLLKVLPAKQWRVLVADREFVGREWFAFLRRRGVKRCLRIRGDSRVDDLRLDEGWAYVEPGQVVGLLEKANIYGQVMQLVVTRTPEGELLALATDLKIDETRGVYHLRWSVESTFSAQKSRGFDLEASAMTKPARLERLVGVVTLAMAWCLRIGTWCHEQRPIKRKKHGRRAVSLVKYGLERLAAALRWGTSDRTILLSLVMQPFPAPIQHSAQDVGY, encoded by the coding sequence GTGTCGCTCCAAGAAGCCGCTCTGACTGATCCTACCAAGCTCGGCGAGGTGTTCAAACACCATTTGCCCTTTCTGCGCCGAGACACCCTGCAACGCCTCGCCGACGTCGTCACCGCTCTGATCCAAGCGCGTTCGACCAAGCACGCTCGGCTCGCACTTCATCTGCCCGGACACGCCAGCAGTTCAGTCAAGCTGCGCCGCGTCGAGCGCTGCCTACACGACCCTCAGCTCGATCAGGACGTTTTTTTGAAGCTGCTCTTGCCGCTCCTCCCTGATGACAAGCTCGTCATGACGATGGACCGTACGAACTGGGAGTACGGCGAAGCCGACTTGAACGTCCTTGTGCTCGGCGTGGTGCTTGAAGGCTTCACATTACCGCTGGTGTGGACGGCCCTGCCCCATGGGGGCAGCAGCGACACCAGGACACGCGAGCGTCTGGTCGCTCGACTGCTGAAGGTGCTGCCTGCGAAGCAATGGCGCGTTCTGGTCGCTGATCGAGAGTTCGTGGGGCGGGAGTGGTTTGCCTTTCTCAGGCGTCGGGGTGTGAAACGCTGTTTGCGCATTCGAGGCGACAGCCGCGTGGATGATTTGCGGCTCGATGAGGGATGGGCGTACGTCGAGCCGGGACAGGTGGTCGGCCTGCTGGAGAAAGCCAATATCTACGGTCAGGTCATGCAACTGGTGGTGACGCGCACGCCCGAGGGTGAACTGCTCGCCCTGGCCACCGACCTGAAAATCGACGAGACCAGAGGCGTGTACCACTTGAGGTGGTCGGTAGAAAGCACCTTCAGCGCGCAGAAATCGAGGGGGTTCGACCTTGAGGCGAGTGCGATGACCAAACCCGCTCGGTTGGAGCGGCTGGTCGGCGTAGTGACGCTGGCGATGGCTTGGTGCTTGCGGATCGGTACATGGTGCCACGAGCAGCGGCCCATCAAGCGCAAAAAGCACGGACGCCGGGCGGTGAGTCTCGTCAAGTACGGCTTGGAACGCCTTGCTGCCGCTTTGCGCTGGGGAACGAGTGATCGAACCATCCTCCTGAGCCTCGTCATGCAACCTTTTCCCGCTCCAATACAGCACTCAGCTCAAGATGTGGGGTACTGA
- a CDS encoding RNA-binding domain-containing protein — translation MRTRAEILELLHELNVVIADDLEDQTLDFKEHPGSAKELLRMVCEHVVCFANAKGGTLVVGVKDKLSAPNRAQAIRGLPPEFDLDDVSQLQRSVFDSTDPHLTPEMELLDVPEGRLLLIHVAAGENPPYTSTQAPTKRRVGKNCLPLTGSMMRDLITQAEAADFSARLISDALPADLVSSAEMERLRSFGRQNRAPAELMVQGDLELLSSLRLVRDGYLTYAGLLLVGRQEMLARYISTHEWRYLKMRSDTDIEITQGNNAPILAALERIETYLSAANPVTTFVQGFQHAEFKTYPDIAIREAVLNAFVHRDYAIPNLTIVRMLPYKLEVENAGGFMSDITPENILHHPPVHRNRLLADALNGLNLVNRNNLGVKRMYKSMLEQGKEPPLYTATPQSVRVSFHAQELDRGFLQLMNWLGEQSSRLQELISADMLLVLHYLRRYREADLATLAVACQLSPGDTRHLLSFLEEGGAVEHAGYGKGLFYRLSRLAMDQLGDSLRYDRNARLEKEAVKTRVLSLLKERPLTNREVREISDLDREGVKRLMEELREEGLVRVGGRGAGAKWYGTGASKVTSLFGAHFPETGDDLSADVEE, via the coding sequence ATGCGTACACGAGCGGAAATCCTCGAACTCCTCCACGAACTCAATGTCGTCATCGCCGACGATCTCGAGGACCAGACCCTCGACTTCAAAGAGCACCCCGGCAGCGCCAAAGAACTGTTGCGGATGGTGTGCGAACACGTCGTGTGCTTCGCCAACGCCAAGGGCGGCACGCTCGTCGTGGGCGTCAAGGACAAGCTGAGCGCGCCAAATCGAGCGCAAGCGATTCGGGGCCTGCCGCCCGAGTTCGACCTCGACGACGTGAGCCAGTTGCAGCGCTCGGTGTTCGATTCCACCGATCCGCACCTCACGCCCGAGATGGAGTTGCTGGACGTGCCCGAAGGGCGGCTGTTGCTCATCCACGTCGCCGCAGGCGAGAACCCTCCTTACACCTCCACGCAAGCGCCGACGAAGCGCCGCGTCGGCAAGAACTGCCTGCCCCTCACCGGCAGCATGATGCGCGACCTGATCACGCAAGCAGAGGCGGCCGATTTCAGCGCGCGCCTGATTTCGGACGCGCTGCCCGCCGACTTGGTGTCGAGCGCGGAGATGGAGCGCCTGCGCAGCTTCGGGCGGCAAAACCGCGCCCCGGCCGAGCTGATGGTGCAGGGCGACTTGGAACTGCTGAGCAGCTTGCGCCTCGTTCGTGACGGCTACCTCACCTACGCGGGTTTGCTGCTGGTCGGGCGCCAGGAGATGCTTGCGCGCTACATCTCGACGCACGAGTGGCGGTACCTGAAGATGCGCAGCGACACCGACATCGAAATCACCCAGGGCAACAACGCGCCGATTTTGGCCGCCCTCGAACGCATCGAGACGTATCTTTCCGCGGCCAACCCGGTCACGACTTTCGTGCAGGGCTTCCAGCACGCCGAGTTCAAGACGTACCCGGACATCGCCATTCGGGAGGCGGTGCTCAATGCCTTTGTGCACCGCGACTACGCGATTCCGAACCTCACGATCGTGAGGATGCTCCCGTACAAGCTCGAGGTCGAGAACGCCGGGGGCTTCATGTCGGACATCACGCCGGAGAACATCCTGCACCACCCGCCCGTGCATCGAAATCGACTGCTCGCCGACGCTTTGAACGGCTTGAACTTGGTGAACCGCAACAACCTGGGTGTCAAGCGCATGTACAAAAGCATGCTGGAGCAAGGTAAGGAGCCCCCGCTGTACACCGCCACTCCGCAGTCGGTACGGGTGAGTTTCCACGCGCAGGAACTCGACCGTGGCTTTTTGCAGTTGATGAATTGGCTCGGCGAGCAAAGCAGCCGTCTGCAGGAGCTGATCAGCGCGGACATGCTGCTGGTTCTGCACTACCTGCGCCGCTATCGCGAGGCGGACCTCGCCACCCTCGCCGTCGCTTGTCAGCTCTCGCCCGGCGACACCCGGCACCTGCTGTCGTTCCTTGAGGAAGGCGGCGCGGTGGAGCACGCCGGGTACGGCAAGGGCTTGTTTTACCGCCTCAGCCGCTTGGCGATGGACCAGCTCGGCGACAGCTTGCGGTACGACCGCAACGCACGCCTAGAGAAGGAAGCCGTGAAGACGCGGGTGCTGAGCCTCCTCAAGGAACGGCCCCTGACCAACCGGGAGGTGCGCGAGATCAGCGACCTCGACCGCGAGGGCGTGAAACGCCTGATGGAGGAGCTGCGCGAAGAAGGGCTGGTGCGCGTTGGGGGCCGCGGTGCGGGCGCGAAGTGGTACGGAACGGGCGCGTCCAAGGTGACCTCGTTGTTTGGCGCACACTTTCCCGAAACGGGCGACGACTTGTCCGCTGATGTGGAGGAGTAG
- a CDS encoding response regulator transcription factor: protein MSTVLVVDDDPGILEVLRLYLEAEQHHVLEARDGLSALDLLAQADVAIFDWMLPHLSGIELTVRARELYPELPVMLLTARGEEEDRLHGLNTGADDYVSKPFSPREVVARVHALLRRAGVREVLQAGPLSLSLQTRVATLNGTPLDLSKLEFDLLVTLAQHPGLVWTRERLVERVWGVDYPGTARVVDVQITNLRKRLADDPDHPRFIETVRGVGYKFKADVPG, encoded by the coding sequence GTGAGCACCGTCCTGGTGGTCGATGACGATCCCGGCATCCTGGAAGTGCTGCGCTTGTACCTGGAGGCCGAGCAGCACCACGTGCTGGAAGCCAGGGATGGCCTCTCCGCGCTTGACCTGCTCGCGCAGGCTGACGTGGCGATCTTCGACTGGATGTTGCCACACCTCAGCGGCATCGAACTCACCGTGCGCGCCCGGGAACTCTACCCGGAGTTGCCAGTGATGCTGCTCACGGCGCGTGGGGAGGAAGAAGACCGCTTGCACGGGCTGAACACCGGAGCGGACGATTACGTCAGCAAGCCGTTCAGTCCACGTGAAGTGGTGGCGCGCGTGCATGCCCTGCTGCGCCGCGCCGGCGTTCGAGAAGTCCTGCAAGCGGGGCCGCTCAGTCTGAGCCTTCAGACGCGTGTTGCGACGCTCAACGGCACGCCGCTCGATTTATCCAAGCTGGAGTTCGATCTGCTCGTCACGCTCGCGCAGCACCCCGGCCTGGTCTGGACGCGTGAGCGACTGGTGGAGCGCGTCTGGGGTGTAGATTACCCGGGTACCGCACGTGTGGTGGACGTACAAATCACGAACCTGCGTAAACGCCTCGCCGACGATCCCGACCATCCGCGCTTCATTGAAACCGTCCGCGGCGTGGGGTACAAATTCAAAGCGGACGTTCCAGGATAG
- a CDS encoding flavin monoamine oxidase family protein — MKVVVIGAGLSGLSAADLLTRSGIRVRVLEARDRPGGRTLSLPLQARSREHLDLGATWAWPHQGHLRRLASELHVDVFEQYVDGNLTFDQEPSASLHAYPSPMTGTFRFAGGAMALARRLMERLPQGSVAFDTVATTVDASRTAVQVGGIQAGRPVAFSADAVVVAVPPRLTEHTIRFTPALDIPLAHLMRGTPTWMGFAMKVGVIYHEPFWRANGLSGFGVSHLGPLQEIHDASPSQPGMGALFGFVGSRALMETTSTEDHRAMVLRQLVRMFGREAAHPVGYFELDWSRERYTSAPLDRQTPTVHPTYGDPLFEEPALFGRVYWAGAETTAVEGGLLEGAVRAGVRAAQDILTRLR; from the coding sequence ATGAAGGTGGTCGTGATCGGCGCCGGCCTCTCCGGACTCAGTGCAGCCGACCTGCTCACCCGCTCAGGCATTCGGGTGCGGGTTCTTGAAGCGCGCGACCGGCCGGGCGGACGGACCCTGTCGCTTCCCCTGCAGGCGCGAAGCCGCGAGCACCTCGACCTCGGCGCAACCTGGGCCTGGCCGCACCAGGGCCACCTGCGGCGGCTTGCGAGCGAGTTACACGTGGACGTTTTTGAGCAGTACGTCGATGGAAACCTGACCTTCGACCAGGAACCGTCCGCTTCCCTTCATGCTTACCCTTCACCCATGACCGGCACCTTCCGCTTTGCGGGCGGTGCCATGGCACTCGCCCGCAGGCTGATGGAACGCTTACCGCAGGGGAGCGTCGCCTTCGACACGGTCGCCACTACGGTTGACGCCAGCAGGACAGCAGTGCAAGTCGGCGGGATACAAGCGGGCCGACCTGTTGCCTTCTCCGCGGACGCGGTCGTCGTGGCCGTGCCACCGCGCCTCACTGAGCACACCATCAGGTTCACCCCCGCCCTGGACATCCCTTTGGCTCACTTGATGCGTGGCACTCCGACGTGGATGGGTTTCGCCATGAAAGTCGGAGTGATCTACCACGAGCCCTTCTGGCGCGCGAATGGTCTCTCCGGTTTCGGTGTGAGCCACCTTGGGCCCCTGCAGGAAATACACGACGCCTCACCGAGCCAGCCGGGCATGGGTGCCCTGTTCGGTTTTGTGGGGTCCAGGGCATTGATGGAAACCACCAGCACTGAGGACCATCGTGCAATGGTCCTTCGGCAACTTGTGCGAATGTTCGGCCGGGAAGCGGCGCATCCGGTGGGGTACTTCGAGCTGGACTGGTCACGGGAACGCTACACCAGCGCCCCGCTGGATCGGCAGACGCCCACCGTGCACCCAACGTACGGTGATCCCCTCTTTGAAGAGCCCGCGCTTTTCGGCCGGGTGTATTGGGCTGGGGCGGAGACGACGGCGGTGGAAGGCGGACTGCTCGAAGGCGCCGTCCGTGCTGGGGTGCGGGCAGCGCAGGATATCCTGACGCGACTCAGGTGA
- a CDS encoding four-helix bundle copper-binding protein, which translates to MTNPMTQPLQGMLETHPQAGQGNLDQQALLECLAACFECAQVCTSCADACLGEQNLDMLRRCIRLNLDCADVCDATGRVLTRCTQPDMNVVRTQLQACLAACEACGAECEQHAEHHQHCAICAESCRRCADACRNLLSGISA; encoded by the coding sequence ATGACGAACCCCATGACCCAGCCCCTGCAAGGCATGCTCGAAACCCACCCGCAGGCCGGACAAGGCAACCTCGACCAGCAAGCCTTGCTGGAGTGTCTTGCCGCGTGCTTCGAGTGCGCTCAGGTGTGTACGTCCTGCGCCGACGCGTGTCTGGGCGAGCAGAATCTCGACATGCTGCGCCGCTGCATCCGCCTGAACCTCGACTGCGCGGACGTCTGCGACGCCACCGGCCGCGTCCTCACCCGCTGCACGCAACCTGACATGAACGTTGTCCGCACGCAGCTGCAAGCCTGCCTGGCCGCCTGTGAAGCGTGCGGCGCCGAATGCGAACAACACGCGGAGCACCACCAGCACTGCGCCATCTGCGCCGAGTCCTGCCGCCGTTGCGCCGACGCGTGCCGCAACCTCCTCAGCGGCATCAGCGCCTGA
- a CDS encoding AzlC family ABC transporter permease, whose product MTTPSLSPFWRGVLDFLPLLPGVVPFAAIAGIAALQAGLTPTQASGMSLIVYAGSAQLVACSMIAAQVPPLLIVATSAIVNLRFAMYSASMTPHLASLPAPLKLLGAYGLTDQSYALAMTRTNPRERTAPYYLGASLIMWLTWQLGTLAGALLGARIPPAWSLEFTVALSFIALAVPTVKDKATLLAALTAGLVAVATAGLPYRLNLIIGTLVGIAVGMAARRWARSRRQGTP is encoded by the coding sequence GTGACCACCCCATCGCTCTCTCCCTTCTGGCGAGGCGTACTGGATTTCCTGCCGTTGCTGCCAGGCGTCGTGCCGTTCGCTGCCATTGCAGGAATCGCGGCCCTCCAAGCGGGCCTGACGCCCACCCAGGCAAGCGGCATGTCCCTGATCGTCTACGCCGGCTCCGCCCAGCTCGTGGCGTGCTCGATGATTGCGGCGCAAGTCCCGCCGTTGCTGATCGTCGCTACCAGCGCCATCGTGAATCTCCGCTTCGCCATGTACAGCGCCTCCATGACGCCACACCTCGCGTCACTTCCCGCCCCACTCAAGCTCCTCGGCGCGTACGGTTTGACCGACCAGTCCTACGCGCTCGCCATGACGCGCACCAATCCGCGAGAACGCACCGCCCCCTACTACCTCGGGGCGAGCCTGATCATGTGGCTCACCTGGCAACTTGGCACCCTGGCAGGCGCCTTGCTCGGCGCGCGCATTCCACCCGCGTGGTCCCTGGAGTTCACGGTCGCGCTGTCTTTCATCGCCCTCGCTGTTCCCACCGTGAAAGATAAAGCCACCCTGCTCGCGGCCCTCACGGCGGGACTGGTGGCGGTCGCCACCGCAGGCTTGCCGTACCGCTTGAACCTGATCATCGGCACGCTCGTCGGCATTGCCGTCGGCATGGCCGCGCGGCGCTGGGCTCGCTCGCGCAGGCAAGGAACACCTTGA
- a CDS encoding helix-turn-helix domain-containing protein yields MGRPHRFLRLTAQQDNELRGIEQNPLLREKVRMRARIIRLSHQGFSLEQLAQHFGRNVETISQDLGRFEQHGINGLGDGQAPGQPAKITDEMVTFVQHKLAEQRVWNCELLSEAIKQQFQVTIQREAIRVKLHKLGYSWKRGRYSPTKAPDPAVVEAHDASIKTLKKGLWTANSP; encoded by the coding sequence ATGGGCCGACCACACCGCTTTCTTCGACTCACGGCACAGCAAGACAACGAACTGCGCGGGATTGAGCAGAACCCCTTGTTACGGGAAAAGGTTCGGATGCGAGCTCGTATCATCCGGCTCAGCCACCAAGGCTTCAGCCTCGAACAACTGGCACAGCACTTTGGGCGAAACGTCGAAACGATCAGTCAGGACCTCGGGCGTTTCGAACAGCATGGAATCAACGGCTTGGGGGATGGGCAAGCTCCAGGCCAGCCAGCCAAGATCACGGATGAAATGGTGACCTTCGTGCAGCACAAGCTGGCTGAGCAACGGGTCTGGAATTGCGAGCTCCTCAGCGAAGCCATCAAGCAGCAATTTCAGGTGACGATCCAGCGCGAAGCCATCCGGGTGAAGCTCCACAAACTCGGCTACAGCTGGAAGCGAGGACGCTACAGCCCGACCAAGGCACCCGATCCTGCGGTGGTCGAAGCACATGACGCCTCGATCAAGACGCTGAAAAAGGGGCTCTGGACGGCAAACTCACCCTGA
- a CDS encoding AzlD domain-containing protein codes for MGLVSLAMRGSSILFLGERRLPAWLTEALAFVPAAVLSALVLPELLWRGGHVDVSFDNARLWAGLLAIVVAWRWRNVLLTLLVGMLALWTFQAL; via the coding sequence ATGGGCCTCGTGAGCCTCGCGATGCGCGGCTCGTCAATCCTTTTTCTTGGGGAACGACGACTGCCCGCCTGGCTGACGGAAGCACTGGCGTTCGTTCCAGCTGCGGTGCTTTCCGCGCTGGTCCTGCCGGAGCTGCTGTGGCGCGGCGGCCACGTCGACGTGTCCTTCGACAATGCACGGCTGTGGGCTGGACTGCTGGCGATCGTCGTGGCGTGGCGCTGGCGCAACGTGCTGTTGACGCTCCTCGTGGGCATGCTGGCGCTCTGGACGTTTCAAGCCCTCTGA
- a CDS encoding DUF305 domain-containing protein, which produces MDLVARRETRGLASTTPANATGPASLLEDFCDQGHQPWALVPRPELITGLVDEVCITFYKSLTTPPYAECVNTRLHRYVLTATLISAALAPALAQMNHGGHGTGNPATNSTRQTEMGDMNLARLKGKAFDRAFLSMMIAHHQGALDMSKAVVNTVKDPQVQKWTQEIIAVQQKEINEMTALLKPLGGLEKSMHAAMLKDMNGMLKVLKANKDADRALVEGMLPHHASAIDMANLALQYSDNTKVLNLSRAIIRTQADEMHAYKLWLFKR; this is translated from the coding sequence TTGGACCTGGTCGCGCGGCGCGAGACGCGTGGACTGGCGTCAACGACACCGGCGAACGCGACCGGCCCAGCCAGTTTGCTTGAGGACTTTTGTGATCAAGGCCACCAGCCCTGGGCCCTCGTTCCTCGGCCTGAGTTGATCACCGGGCTTGTTGACGAAGTGTGCATCACGTTTTACAAGAGCTTAACAACGCCCCCATACGCTGAGTGCGTGAACACCAGACTGCACCGGTACGTCCTGACCGCCACGCTCATCAGCGCCGCTCTCGCCCCCGCCCTTGCCCAGATGAACCACGGCGGGCACGGCACCGGCAATCCCGCGACGAACAGCACCAGGCAGACCGAGATGGGCGACATGAACCTCGCTCGCTTGAAAGGCAAAGCGTTCGACCGCGCCTTCCTCTCGATGATGATCGCCCACCACCAAGGCGCGCTCGACATGAGCAAAGCGGTCGTGAACACCGTTAAGGACCCGCAAGTGCAGAAGTGGACCCAAGAGATCATCGCCGTGCAGCAAAAAGAAATCAACGAAATGACCGCCCTGCTCAAACCGCTCGGGGGCCTGGAAAAATCCATGCACGCCGCGATGCTCAAGGATATGAACGGGATGCTCAAGGTCCTCAAGGCGAACAAGGATGCGGACCGCGCGCTTGTCGAGGGCATGCTGCCCCACCATGCGAGCGCGATCGACATGGCGAACCTCGCCCTTCAGTACAGCGACAACACAAAAGTGCTGAACCTCTCCCGGGCGATCATCCGCACACAAGCGGACGAGATGCACGCGTACAAGCTGTGGCTCTTCAAACGCTGA
- a CDS encoding sensor histidine kinase, translated as MKLYARLFLSHLLVIVIAMGTLLLFSELLASAFIREHVEQMVAVIGPDGANLRADLEHGMRGTLTSALLAAIPFAVLIAAVTALLSARRVVRSVALLRDGSHAIAAGEYRRRLPEDGQDELGDLARHFNRMAGTLERVEQGRVELITNVAHELRTPVAALRGFAEALKDGVMPRERAADAILREMRTMERLANDLSLVSRVEAGAVELHPRNFPATELVMAGIERFKDAYEERDVRLEWTVPSGVPDVTADFERALQVLTNLLSNALRHTPSGGRVTLSVQGDRDDVAFTVRDTGSGIPSEHLERIFERFYRVDPARTRGEGSGVGLTIARGLVERMGGTIRVDSSSSGSVFTFTLPSAHG; from the coding sequence GTGAAGCTGTACGCCCGATTGTTTCTGTCGCACCTGCTGGTCATCGTGATTGCGATGGGCACCCTGCTGCTGTTCAGTGAACTCCTCGCGTCCGCCTTCATCCGCGAGCACGTCGAGCAGATGGTCGCAGTGATTGGCCCGGACGGCGCGAACCTGCGCGCCGACCTGGAGCACGGCATGCGGGGCACCCTTACGTCCGCGCTGCTGGCCGCCATTCCTTTCGCGGTGCTCATCGCGGCCGTGACGGCCCTGCTGTCCGCGCGTCGCGTCGTGCGCAGCGTCGCGCTCCTGAGGGATGGCAGCCACGCGATCGCCGCGGGGGAGTACCGGCGGCGCCTGCCGGAGGATGGGCAGGATGAACTCGGTGATCTCGCACGGCACTTCAACCGCATGGCGGGCACGCTCGAACGCGTCGAGCAGGGGCGGGTGGAGCTGATCACGAACGTGGCGCACGAGTTGCGCACCCCGGTGGCCGCGCTGCGCGGGTTCGCCGAAGCCCTCAAGGATGGCGTGATGCCACGAGAACGGGCCGCGGACGCGATCCTGCGGGAAATGAGGACGATGGAACGCCTGGCGAACGACCTCAGCCTCGTGTCGCGGGTGGAGGCCGGCGCAGTCGAGTTGCACCCGCGCAACTTCCCTGCGACCGAACTCGTCATGGCAGGAATCGAGCGCTTCAAGGACGCGTACGAGGAGCGAGACGTGAGGCTGGAGTGGACGGTGCCATCAGGCGTGCCGGACGTCACGGCGGATTTCGAGCGGGCCTTGCAGGTGCTCACGAACCTCCTCTCGAACGCCTTGCGGCATACCCCGAGCGGAGGGCGGGTGACGCTCAGCGTGCAGGGTGACCGCGACGACGTGGCTTTCACCGTGCGTGATACGGGCAGCGGCATTCCCTCCGAGCACCTGGAGCGCATCTTCGAGCGTTTTTACCGGGTGGATCCGGCGCGGACCCGCGGAGAGGGCAGCGGGGTTGGTCTGACCATCGCCAGGGGCCTGGTGGAGCGGATGGGCGGAACGATTCGCGTGGACTCCAGTTCCAGCGGCAGCGTGTTCACGTTCACGCTGCCCTCCGCGCACGGCTGA